The following are encoded together in the Bacteroidales bacterium genome:
- a CDS encoding NAD-dependent deacylase — protein MLDILEINLEKAVEVLSKAKHITAFTGAGISVESGIPSYRGEGGLWTKYDTKVLELNYFYNNPKEAWETIRKIFYEYFGNAKPNAAHFALAEMEKKAQLKAIITQNIDNLHFEAGSKTVFEFHGNSKVMLCTKCSKKYKAEQINLEKLPPKCSVCEALLKPDFIFFGEGIPQDAYKNSFAEAEKADVFLLIGTTGLVQPAASIPVKAKQNGATIIEINPERTAFTEEITDIFLPGKAGEVMNKLRELIFEK, from the coding sequence GGATATTTTAGAAATAAATCTTGAAAAAGCTGTTGAAGTTCTCAGCAAAGCTAAACATATAACAGCCTTTACGGGTGCCGGCATCTCTGTTGAAAGCGGAATACCCTCATACAGAGGCGAAGGCGGATTATGGACAAAATACGACACAAAAGTCCTTGAATTGAACTATTTTTATAATAATCCGAAAGAGGCATGGGAAACTATCAGAAAAATTTTCTATGAATATTTCGGTAATGCAAAACCTAATGCTGCCCATTTTGCTCTTGCAGAAATGGAAAAAAAAGCTCAGCTAAAAGCAATTATTACACAAAATATTGACAACTTACATTTTGAGGCCGGAAGTAAAACTGTTTTTGAATTTCACGGGAACTCAAAAGTAATGCTTTGTACAAAATGTTCAAAAAAGTACAAAGCAGAACAAATAAATTTAGAAAAACTTCCGCCAAAATGTAGTGTTTGCGAAGCTTTATTAAAACCTGATTTTATTTTCTTCGGAGAGGGAATTCCGCAAGATGCATATAAAAATTCTTTTGCCGAAGCTGAAAAAGCAGATGTGTTTCTTTTAATAGGAACAACAGGCTTAGTGCAACCTGCAGCATCAATTCCTGTTAAAGCAAAACAAAACGGTGCAACAATTATTGAAATAAATCCGGAAAGAACTGCTTTTACGGAAGAAATAACAGACATCTTCTTACCCGGAAAAGCAGGAGAAGTTATGAATAAACTCAGAGAATTGATTTTTGAAAAATAG
- a CDS encoding ATP-binding protein translates to MQKHPIIRLIEEGEHQKLDFKFAVNDSKKIARSLSAFANTDGGKLLIGVKDNGKIAGVKSEEEYYMIEAASELYTQPKVEFETVKHSIEGKQVLEVIINKSNIRPHSAPDEKGRMKAFVRVNDQNLLANGLLLKVWEQEKNEAGVKIHYNEAEKYILKYLTENDYVTFSKFIKLAEIEKAYAEKILIDFILLDIIEIAISESLICYRLKD, encoded by the coding sequence ATGCAAAAACATCCTATAATAAGATTGATTGAAGAAGGTGAACACCAAAAGTTAGACTTTAAATTTGCCGTAAACGATTCCAAAAAAATTGCTCGCTCTCTGTCGGCTTTTGCAAATACCGACGGAGGGAAATTATTGATAGGAGTAAAAGATAACGGAAAAATTGCAGGAGTAAAAAGCGAAGAAGAATATTACATGATTGAAGCTGCATCTGAATTATACACACAACCAAAAGTAGAATTTGAAACCGTTAAGCATTCAATAGAAGGGAAACAGGTTTTGGAAGTGATAATTAATAAAAGTAATATCAGACCTCATAGTGCTCCGGATGAAAAAGGTAGAATGAAAGCCTTTGTGCGAGTAAATGACCAAAACTTGTTAGCTAACGGTTTATTACTAAAAGTGTGGGAGCAAGAAAAAAACGAGGCAGGCGTAAAAATTCATTATAATGAGGCAGAAAAGTATATTTTAAAATATTTAACTGAAAATGATTACGTTACTTTTTCAAAATTCATAAAACTTGCTGAAATTGAAAAAGCTTATGCTGAAAAAATTCTGATTGATTTTATACTTTTAGATATTATTGAGATTGCTATTTCTGAAAGTTTAATCTGTTACAGGTTGAAAGATTAA